The Micromonospora krabiensis genome window below encodes:
- a CDS encoding response regulator, producing the protein MRTTRPRRYAGCGPSRNAPPPGPDVDPAGERPDVILVVDDDEDIARFVEFNLRVHGFEVVLASDGQEALDVIERQRPDLAVVDLMMPRVDGLELTRRLRANPMTSALPVIMLTAKGMTVDKVHGLSAGADDYLVKPFDTAELVARVSSTLRRNKEFREVSPLTGLPGNSRIRREIADRVRSGSDYAVGYIDIDRFKSVNDRYGFVRGDDFISALARSLHRAVVSVGLPPAFLGHVGGDDFVIVCAPDQVRPLTSRAVVDFEKSADTLYDPTDRERGFVELKDRRGNIRRAALVTLSIGVSLSDSGKRFTDPLEAIAVASEMKTVAKSQPGSYVAVDRRRGVT; encoded by the coding sequence GTGCGGACGACCCGGCCGAGGCGGTACGCCGGCTGCGGGCCCTCGCGGAACGCGCCGCCGCCGGGGCCTGACGTGGACCCCGCCGGGGAGCGCCCGGACGTCATCCTCGTCGTGGACGACGACGAGGACATCGCCCGTTTCGTGGAGTTCAACCTGCGGGTGCACGGTTTCGAGGTGGTCCTCGCGAGCGACGGCCAGGAGGCGCTCGACGTGATCGAGCGGCAGCGCCCCGACCTGGCGGTGGTCGACCTGATGATGCCCCGCGTCGACGGCCTGGAGTTGACCCGGCGGCTGCGCGCCAACCCGATGACCTCCGCGCTGCCGGTGATCATGCTGACGGCCAAGGGCATGACCGTGGACAAGGTCCACGGCCTCTCCGCCGGCGCCGACGACTACCTGGTCAAGCCGTTCGACACCGCCGAGCTGGTCGCCCGGGTCAGCTCCACCCTGCGGCGCAACAAGGAGTTCCGCGAGGTGTCGCCGCTGACCGGCCTGCCCGGCAACAGCCGGATCCGGCGGGAGATCGCCGACCGGGTGCGCAGCGGCTCGGACTACGCCGTCGGCTACATCGACATCGACCGGTTCAAGAGCGTGAACGACCGCTACGGGTTCGTCCGCGGCGACGACTTCATCTCGGCGCTGGCCCGCAGCCTGCACCGGGCCGTGGTGTCGGTGGGGCTGCCACCGGCGTTCCTCGGCCACGTCGGCGGGGACGACTTCGTGATCGTCTGCGCGCCGGACCAGGTCCGGCCCCTCACCTCCCGCGCGGTCGTCGACTTCGAGAAGTCGGCCGACACGCTCTACGACCCGACCGACCGGGAGCGCGGCTTCGTCGAGCTGAAGGACCGGCGGGGCAACATCCGCCGGGCCGCGCTGGTCACCCTGTCGATCGGGGTCTCCCTGTCCGATTCCGGCAAGCGGTTCACCGACCCCCTCGAGGCGATCGCGGTGGCCAGCGAGATGAAGACCGTGGCCAAGAGCCAACCCGGCTCGTACGTCGCGGTCGACCGCCGGCGCGGCGTCACCTGA
- a CDS encoding septum formation family protein: MRRWLGALALAGAVTVLLAGCQRSHGADGDLVDDWRAMPPPQMFVPATDTCLPRITAIVQASTYDTVDCARNHLAEAIHVGTFAGLAGAPRPEPGSPTLRSARSECDQRAREVLGGDWHAARLTLNIALPSAAGWAGGARWFRCDLSETDSIDNTRPVNRTGSLRGAMIGDSPLIHRCFDPKLIGENLNYMAPVLCSEPHRAEFVGVYDERDISWAEFTAAPDRAHQRCMALIAAFAAVPNNSELPYRAGSIYYPPSQREWEEGDRGVRCFLWSDDRKLTRSMRGVGPQGLPAI; the protein is encoded by the coding sequence ATGCGACGGTGGCTCGGGGCGCTGGCGCTGGCCGGCGCGGTGACGGTCCTGCTGGCCGGCTGCCAGCGTTCGCACGGCGCGGACGGCGACCTCGTCGACGACTGGCGCGCTATGCCGCCCCCGCAGATGTTCGTCCCGGCCACCGACACCTGCCTCCCCCGGATCACCGCGATCGTGCAGGCCAGCACGTACGACACGGTGGACTGCGCCCGCAACCACCTGGCGGAGGCCATCCACGTCGGCACGTTCGCGGGGCTGGCCGGCGCGCCGCGCCCGGAGCCGGGGTCGCCGACCCTGCGCAGCGCGCGGTCCGAGTGCGACCAGCGGGCCCGGGAGGTGCTCGGCGGCGACTGGCACGCGGCCCGGCTGACCCTGAACATCGCGCTGCCGTCAGCGGCGGGCTGGGCCGGTGGAGCCCGCTGGTTCCGCTGCGACCTGAGCGAGACCGACAGCATCGACAACACCCGGCCGGTCAACCGCACCGGCAGCCTGCGCGGTGCGATGATCGGGGACTCGCCGCTCATCCACCGCTGCTTCGACCCGAAACTCATCGGCGAGAACCTGAACTACATGGCGCCGGTGCTGTGCAGCGAGCCGCACCGAGCCGAGTTCGTGGGCGTGTACGACGAGCGGGACATCTCCTGGGCGGAGTTCACCGCCGCACCCGACCGGGCGCACCAGCGCTGCATGGCGCTCATCGCCGCCTTCGCGGCGGTGCCCAACAACAGCGAACTGCCGTACCGGGCCGGCTCGATCTACTACCCACCGTCCCAGCGGGAGTGGGAGGAGGGCGACCGGGGCGTGCGCTGTTTCCTGTGGAGCGACGACCGGAAGCTCACCCGGTCCATGCGCGGGGTGGGCCCGCAGGGACTACCCGCGATCTGA
- a CDS encoding riboflavin synthase, with the protein MFTGIVEELGEVVRVTATAGDSALVAVRGPLVTTDARHGDSIAVNGVCLTVVESEDGVFTADVMGETLRRSALGALRPGDPVNLERAATLGSRLGGHLVQGHVDGVGEVLSREPAEQWETVRFRLPADLARYVVEKGSITVDGVSLTVADVGPDWFAVGLIPTTLKLTTLGARGVGDPVNLEVDVLAKYVERLLGTRATGDSPLAGPALPGGAVATAGPAQAGDTDGAAPVGEVN; encoded by the coding sequence ATGTTCACCGGCATCGTCGAGGAGTTGGGCGAGGTCGTACGGGTGACCGCGACGGCGGGAGACTCGGCGCTGGTCGCCGTCCGCGGTCCGCTGGTCACCACGGACGCCCGCCACGGAGACTCCATCGCGGTCAACGGCGTCTGCCTGACCGTGGTGGAGTCCGAGGACGGCGTCTTCACCGCCGACGTCATGGGCGAGACGCTGCGCCGCTCCGCGCTGGGCGCGCTGCGCCCCGGAGACCCGGTCAACCTGGAGCGCGCCGCGACCCTGGGTAGCCGCCTCGGCGGTCACCTGGTGCAGGGCCACGTCGACGGGGTCGGCGAGGTGCTCTCCCGGGAGCCGGCCGAGCAGTGGGAGACCGTGCGGTTCCGGCTGCCCGCGGACCTCGCCCGATACGTGGTCGAGAAGGGCTCGATCACCGTCGACGGCGTGTCGCTGACGGTCGCCGACGTCGGCCCCGACTGGTTCGCGGTCGGCCTCATCCCGACCACGCTGAAGCTCACCACGCTCGGCGCCCGCGGCGTCGGCGACCCGGTGAACCTGGAAGTGGACGTCCTGGCCAAGTACGTCGAGCGGCTGCTCGGCACCCGCGCGACCGGCGACTCGCCGCTCGCCGGCCCGGCGCTGCCCGGCGGCGCCGTGGCGACCGCCGGCCCGGCCCAGGCCGGTGACACCGACGGCGCCGCGCCGGTGGGGGAGGTGAACTGA
- the ribD gene encoding bifunctional diaminohydroxyphosphoribosylaminopyrimidine deaminase/5-amino-6-(5-phosphoribosylamino)uracil reductase RibD, producing the protein MAGVSVDEAMRRAIELGARGLGTTSPNPVVGCVLLDADGQVVGEGFHAYAGGPHAEIVALAQAGERARGGTAVVTLEPCDHTGRTGPCSLALIQAGVARVVIAVPDPNPVATGGAATLRSAGVRVDLGVRADEAEAGNVAWLTSMRRGWPYVIWKFAATVDGRSAAADGTSMWITSEAARIDVHALRGTVDAVVVGVGTVLADDPRLTARNLRDGSLAIRQPLRVVVDSAGRTPEGARVRDGAARTWIATAAEVGAGPDGRVDLTALLAALHERGVRAVLLEGGPRLAGAFLEAGLIDKVVGYVAPRLLGAGPTALVDAGVTTIAEAIDLEFVDVTQIGPDLRITALPRKREG; encoded by the coding sequence ATGGCGGGCGTCTCCGTCGACGAGGCGATGCGTCGCGCGATCGAACTCGGTGCGCGCGGGCTCGGCACCACGAGTCCCAACCCGGTGGTCGGCTGTGTCCTGCTCGACGCCGACGGCCAGGTCGTCGGCGAGGGCTTCCACGCGTACGCCGGCGGCCCGCACGCCGAGATCGTCGCGCTCGCCCAGGCCGGGGAGCGTGCCCGGGGCGGCACCGCGGTGGTCACGCTGGAGCCCTGCGACCACACCGGTCGCACCGGCCCCTGCAGCCTCGCGCTGATCCAGGCCGGGGTCGCCCGCGTGGTCATCGCCGTCCCCGATCCGAACCCGGTGGCCACCGGCGGCGCCGCCACCCTGCGCTCGGCCGGGGTCCGGGTGGACCTGGGCGTCCGCGCCGACGAGGCCGAGGCCGGCAACGTGGCCTGGCTCACCTCGATGCGCCGCGGCTGGCCGTACGTCATCTGGAAGTTCGCCGCGACGGTGGACGGCCGGTCGGCGGCCGCCGACGGCACCAGCATGTGGATCACTTCGGAGGCGGCCCGGATCGACGTGCACGCGCTGCGCGGCACGGTCGACGCGGTCGTCGTCGGGGTGGGCACCGTGCTCGCCGACGATCCCCGGCTCACCGCCCGGAACCTGCGCGACGGCAGCCTCGCCATCCGGCAGCCGCTGCGGGTGGTGGTGGACAGCGCGGGGCGTACGCCCGAGGGGGCCCGGGTCCGCGACGGCGCGGCTCGCACCTGGATCGCCACCGCCGCGGAGGTCGGCGCCGGCCCGGACGGGCGGGTCGACCTGACCGCGCTGCTGGCCGCTCTGCACGAGCGCGGCGTCCGCGCGGTGCTGCTGGAGGGCGGCCCCCGGCTGGCCGGCGCGTTCCTGGAGGCCGGCCTGATCGACAAGGTCGTCGGATACGTCGCGCCGCGGCTGCTCGGTGCCGGTCCGACCGCTCTGGTCGACGCCGGTGTGACCACGATCGCCGAGGCGATCGATCTCGAGTTCGTCGACGTTACACAGATCGGTCCGGATCTCCGGATCACCGCGCTGCCCCGGAAGAGGGAGGGCTGA
- the rpe gene encoding ribulose-phosphate 3-epimerase — protein sequence MTVPPPIVAPSILAADFARLAEEVRAVEDAADWLHVDVMDNHFVPNLTIGLPVVQSLRAATQIPFDVHLMIEDPRRWAPGYADAGAYNVTFHAEACDDPVALAKDLRSAGAKAGLAIDRDTAIEPYLDLLPSFDTLLIMTIKAGFGGQRFIPQLLDKVRAARRHVAAGHLELRIEVDGGIAADTIEQAAAAGADAFVAGTAVYGADDPAEAVRRLRALAERAAAGA from the coding sequence GTGACCGTACCGCCGCCGATCGTCGCGCCGAGCATCCTCGCCGCCGACTTCGCCCGCCTCGCCGAAGAGGTCCGTGCCGTCGAGGACGCCGCGGACTGGTTGCACGTGGACGTCATGGACAACCACTTCGTCCCGAATCTCACGATCGGGTTGCCGGTGGTGCAGAGCCTGCGGGCGGCGACCCAGATCCCGTTCGACGTGCACCTCATGATCGAGGACCCACGCCGGTGGGCCCCCGGCTACGCCGACGCCGGGGCGTACAACGTCACGTTCCACGCCGAGGCGTGCGACGACCCGGTCGCGCTGGCCAAGGACCTCCGGTCCGCGGGAGCGAAGGCGGGGCTGGCGATCGACCGCGACACCGCGATCGAGCCCTACCTCGACCTGCTGCCGAGCTTCGACACGCTGCTGATCATGACGATCAAGGCCGGTTTCGGCGGGCAGCGGTTCATCCCGCAGCTGCTGGACAAGGTGCGCGCCGCGCGACGGCACGTGGCCGCCGGCCACCTGGAGCTGCGCATCGAGGTCGACGGGGGCATCGCCGCCGACACCATCGAACAGGCCGCCGCGGCCGGTGCCGACGCGTTCGTGGCGGGCACCGCGGTCTACGGTGCGGACGACCCGGCCGAGGCGGTACGCCGGCTGCGGGCCCTCGCGGAACGCGCCGCCGCCGGGGCCTGA
- a CDS encoding septum formation family protein, which yields MRRWWTAVVVGATAVLGLGACAPAGLDADLTDDWPAPVAAKTFVPAAGVCHLAVQDVGYLTGYDPVDCAESHRVETLHVGTLSGAAAAQPAPPTVGSAGIRAARAECDREANKAVGGEWRTGRLAVDVVFPSPAAWTGGARWFRCDAGEVRGLDDGVVNPRTGSLRGALKGDAPLAHRCFNPTLEKDAIKEMVPASCTARHHAEFVGVYQAPDISFAAFTRATLDTHKACRKLLAGYAKVPNDGNLQYRAGTIFYHPFEQEWRNGNRGVQCFLWVSDRNLTRSMKGAGSKGLPVT from the coding sequence ATGCGACGGTGGTGGACGGCGGTCGTCGTGGGTGCCACGGCCGTGCTGGGTCTCGGCGCGTGCGCGCCGGCGGGCCTCGACGCGGACCTCACCGACGACTGGCCGGCGCCCGTGGCGGCTAAGACCTTCGTCCCCGCGGCCGGCGTCTGCCACCTCGCCGTGCAGGACGTCGGCTACCTCACCGGCTACGACCCGGTCGACTGCGCCGAGTCGCACCGCGTGGAGACGTTGCACGTGGGCACCCTCTCCGGCGCCGCCGCCGCGCAGCCCGCTCCCCCGACCGTCGGCTCCGCGGGGATCCGCGCCGCCCGGGCCGAGTGTGACCGGGAGGCCAACAAGGCGGTGGGCGGCGAGTGGCGGACCGGCCGGCTCGCCGTCGACGTGGTGTTCCCGTCGCCGGCCGCGTGGACCGGCGGTGCCCGCTGGTTCCGCTGCGACGCCGGCGAGGTGCGCGGGCTCGACGACGGCGTCGTCAACCCCCGCACCGGCAGCCTGCGCGGCGCGCTGAAGGGCGACGCCCCGCTCGCCCACCGGTGCTTCAACCCGACACTGGAGAAGGACGCCATCAAGGAGATGGTGCCGGCCTCCTGCACCGCGCGGCACCACGCCGAGTTCGTCGGCGTCTACCAGGCACCGGACATCAGCTTCGCCGCGTTCACCCGCGCGACCCTGGACACCCACAAGGCGTGCCGCAAGCTCCTCGCCGGCTACGCCAAGGTGCCGAACGACGGCAACCTCCAGTACCGGGCGGGAACGATCTTCTACCACCCGTTCGAGCAGGAGTGGCGCAACGGCAACCGCGGCGTCCAGTGCTTCTTGTGGGTCAGCGACCGCAACCTCACCCGCTCGATGAAGGGCGCCGGCAGCAAGGGCCTCCCGGTCACCTGA